One part of the Raphanus sativus cultivar WK10039 chromosome 7, ASM80110v3, whole genome shotgun sequence genome encodes these proteins:
- the LOC108817368 gene encoding 40S ribosomal protein S4-1: MARGLKKHLKRLNAPKHWMLDKLGGAFAPKPSSGPHKSRECLPLVLIIRNRLKYALTYREVISILMQRHIQVDGKVRTDKTYPAGFMDVVSIPKTNENFRLLYDTKGRFRLHSIRDEEAKFKLCKVRTIQLGQKGIPYLNTYDGRTIRYPDPLIKPNDTIKLDLEENKVVDFIKFDVGNVVMVTGGRNRGRVGVIKNREKHKGSFETIHIQDSTGHEFATRLGNVFTLGKGTKPWVSLPKGKGIKLTIIEEARKRLSAQQAA; this comes from the exons ATG GCGAGGGGATTGAAGAAGCATTTGAAGAGGCTCAATGCCCCCAAGCATTGGATGCTTGACAAACTCGGTGGTGCTTTC GCGCCCAAGCCGTCTTCCGGACCTCACAAGTCGAGAGAGTGTCTTCCTCTTGTTTTGATCATCAGGAACAGGTTGAAGTATGCTTTGACGTACCGTGAAGTCATCTCCATCCTGATGCAAAGGCATATCCAAGTTGATGGAAAAGTGAGGACTGACAAGACATACCCTGCTGGTTTCATGG ATGTTGTATCAATCCCCAAGACCAATGAGAACTTCCGTCTTCTGTATGACACCAAGGGACGTTTCCGCCTCCACTCCATCAGGGATGAGGAAGCAAAG TTCAAGCTTTGCAAGGTTAGGACTATCCAGTTGGGGCAGAAGGGGATCCCTTACCTCAACACTTACGATGGTCGCACCATCCGTTACCCCGACCCGCTCATCAAACCAAACGACACCATCAAGCTAGACCTTGAGGAGAACAAGGTTGTGGACTTCATCAAGTTCGACGTGGGCAACGTTGTGATGGTGACTGGGGGTAGAAACAGAGGGCGTGTGGGTGTGATCAAGAACCGTGAGAAGCATAAGGGAAGCTTTGAGACGATCCACATTCAAGACTCGACGGGGCATGAGTTTGCCACGAGGTTGGGTAATGTGTTTACTCTCGGGAAAGGGACAAAGCCGTGGGTGTCTCTTCCCAAGGGTAAAGGTATCAAGCTGACCATCATTGAGGAAGCCAGGAAGAGGCTTTCTGCCCAACAAGCTGCTTAA
- the LOC108817366 gene encoding sorting nexin 2B yields MMGSENDDEAHLHASTEDMENLFLRDDVDPLATSDVNGDKSNSGSRHLLSPPPITVTPADSDPLSAPPRSKPNGGGGDSRSYIEPPSYADVIFSPFDDNSEINGSDEGSHHSSDSLSRSPSSSSTTSDYIKITVSSPQKEQDSSTTSIISAGSAYITYLITTKTNLPDYGSGSGSEFSVRRRFRDVVTLADRLAESYRGFCIPPRPDKSVVESQVMQRQEFVEQRRVALEKYLRRLAAHPVIRKSDEVRVFLQVEGKLPLLASADVASRMLDGAVKLPKQLFGGEGGGGVSVVEVAQPARGGRDLLRLFKELRQSVSNDWGGSKPAVVEEDKEFLEKKEKMLDLEREIVNASQQAETLVKAQQEMGETMGELGLAFIKLTKFENEEAVFNSQRARANDMKNLATAAVKASRFYRELNSQTVKHLDTLHDYLGLMMAVQGAFADRSSALLTVQTLLSELSSLEGRAEKLEAASSKVFGGDKSRIKKIEEIKETIRNTEDAKNVAIREYERIKENNWSEVERLDRERRADFLNMMKGFVVNQVGYAEKIASVWTKAAEETSQYDRESS; encoded by the exons ATGATGGGCTCAGAGAATGACGACGAGGCCCATCTTCACGCCTCCACGGAGGATATGGAGAATCTCTTCCTCCGCGATGATGTCGATCCCTTGGCGACTAGCGATGTCAACGGCGATAAATCCAACTCCGGTTCGCGCCACCTGCTCTCTCCACCGCCGATTACCGTCACTCCGGCCGATTCCGATCCACTCTCCGCGCCGCCTCGATCGAAACCAAACGGCGGCGGCGGCGACAGCAGGTCCTACATCGAGCCGCCGTCATACGCAGACGTGATCTTCAGCCCTTTCGACGATAACTCCGAGATCAACGGCTCAGACGAAGGAAGTCATCACTCCTCAGATTCCCTCTCTAGATCTCCCTCCTCTTCCTCCACCACCTCCGATTACATCAAGATCACAGTCTCCAGCCCTCAGAAAGAGCAAGACTCTTCAACAACCTCAATCATCTCCGCGGGAAGCGCTTACATCACCTACCTGATCACAACCAAAACCAACCTCCCCGACTacggatccggatccggatccgaGTTCAGCGTGCGGAGGAGGTTCAGAGACGTGGTCACGCTGGCGGATCGTTTAGCCGAGTCTTACAGAGGCTTCTGCATCCCACCGAGGCCTGACAAGAGCGTGGTGGAGAGCCAGGTGATGCAGAGGCAAGAGTTCGTCGAGCAGAGGCGAGTCGCCTTGGAGAAGTACTTGCGCAGGCTCGCCGCGCATCCAGTGATTAGGAAGAGCGATGAGGTGAGGGTGTTTCTTCAGGTGGAAGGGAAGTTGCCGCTGCTGGCGAGCGCTGACGTGGCGTCTAGGATGCTGGATGGGGCCGTGAAGCTGCCTAAACAGTTGTTTGGTggtgaaggaggaggaggagtttcTGTTGTTGAGGTGGCTCAGCCGGCTAGAGGCGGTAGAGATTTGCTGAGGTTGTTTAAAGAGCTTAGACAGTCTGTGTCTAATGACTGGGGTGGGTCTAAGCCAGCTGTTGTGGAAGAAGATAAAGAGTTtttggagaagaaggagaagatgcTTGATCTTGAGCGAGAGATTGTTAATGCTTCACAGCAG gcTGAAACACTAGTGAAGGCACAGCAAGAGATGGGGGAGACTATGGGGGAATTGGGATTAGCGTTCATCAAGCTGACGAAATTCGAGAACGAAGAAGCTGTCTTCAATTCTCAGAGAGCTCGTGCCAACGATATGAAGAATTTAGCTACTGCAGCTGTAAAAGCAAGCAGGTTTTACAGAGAGTTGAATTCTCAGACGGTCAAGCATTTG GATACACTCCATGATTACCTTGGCCTAATGATGGCGGTCCAGGGGGCGTTTGCAGATAGATCTAGTGCTTTACTGACTGTGCAGACGCTTTTGTCTGAGCTTTCTTCACTGGAAGGAAGAGCAGAGAAGCTGGAAGCTGCGTCGTCAAAGGTATTTGGGGGAGACAAGTCAAGGATTAAGAAGATAGAAGAGATAAAAGAAACAATCAGGAACACTGAGGACGCCAAGAATGTAGCCATCAGGGAGTACGAGCGGATCAAG GAAAATAACTGGAGCGAGGTTGAAAGGCTAGACAGAGAGAGGCGTGCAGACTTCTTGAATATGATGAAGGGGTTTGTTGTTAACCAG GTTGGATATGCAGAGAAGATCGCCAGTGTGTGGACAAAGGCTGCAGAGGAGACTAGTCAATACGATAGAGAGAGCTCTTAA
- the LOC108817367 gene encoding laccase-13, with protein sequence MEQVLLLCALLVFVASLVNAEVHFHEFIIQETPVKRLCRVRNSITVNGQFPGPTLEVRNDDSLVITAINKAQYNISLHWHGIRQMRNPWADGPEFITQCPIKPGGSYTYRFNIEEQEGTLWWHAHSRWLRATVYGALIIRPPLSSPHYPFPVIPKREFTLLLGEWWDRNPMDVLNMAQFTGAAPNVSDAFTINGQPGDFYRCSSQETLRYLVGSGETVLLRVINSGLNQELFFGIANHKLTVVAADASYTKPFSTNVIMLGPGQTTDVLLTADQPPAHYYMAAHAYNSANAPFDNTTTTAILQYKDAPCVTTQARAIPAQLPGFNDTATAAAFTAQMKSPSKVEVPLEVDEDLFFTVGLGLFNCTTPNTQRCQGPNGTRFAASINNVSFVFPRSNSIMQAYYQGTPAGVFTTDFPPVPPTTFDYTGNVSRGLWQPTRGTKAYKLKYKSKVQVILQDTSIVTIENHPMHLHGYEFYVVGTGIGNFNPSKDTSSFNLIDPPRRNTIGTPPGGWIAIRFVADNPGVWLMHCHIDSHIFWGLAMVFLVENGEGHLQSVQSPPLDLPQC encoded by the exons ATGGAGCAAGTCTTGCTCCTCTGTGCGTTGTTGGTTTTTGTAGCTTCACTTGTTAATGCTGAAGTTCACTTCCATGAGTTCATT ATCCAAGAGACGCCGGTGAAGAGGCTGTGCAGAGTTCGTAACTCCATCACGGTAAACGGACAGTTTCCAGGGCCAACCTTGGAGGTCAGAAACGATGACTCTCTAGTCATCACAGCCATTAACAAAGCTCAGTACAACATCAGCCTCCACTG GCATGGGATACGGCAGATGCGGAATCCATGGGCTGATGGACCAGAATTCATAACACAATGCCCAATCAAACCAGGAGG GAGTTACACCTACAGATTCAACATCGAAGAACAAGAAGGTACCTTATGGTGGCATGCCCACAGCAGATGGCTGAGAGCCACCGTGTATGGAGCTCTCATCATCCGCCCTCCGCTCTCTTCTCCTCACTACCCTTTTCCAGTTATTCCCAAGAGAGAGTTCACTCTCCTCTTAGGTGAGTGGTGGGACAGAAACCCCATGGATGTCCTGAACATGGCTCAGTTCACAGGAGCTGCACCAAACGTGTCAGACGCCTTCACCATCAACGGTCAGCCTGGTGATTTCTACAGATGCTCTAGCCAAG AAACTTTGAGATATCTGGTGGGCTCAGGAGAGACAGTCCTCCTCAGGGTCATCAACTCTGGCTTAAACCAAGAGCTCTTCTTCGGTATTGCGAATCACAAACTGACGGTTGTTGCTGCGGATGCCTCCTACACCAAACCTTTCTCCACCAATGTCATAATGTTAGGTCCAGGTCAGACAACTGATGTGCTTCTAACCGCAGACCAACCGCCAGCACACTACTACATGGCCGCACACGCTTACAACAGCGCCAACGCTCCCTTTGacaacaccaccaccaccgcaaTCCTACAGTACAAAGACGCCCCCTGTGTTACTACTCAGGCACGTGCCATCCCCGCGCAGCTGCCAGGATTCAACGACACAGCAACAGCAGCAGCCTTCACAGCGCAGATGAAGAGTCCTTCAAAAGTTGAAGTGCCCCTCGAGGTCGACGAGGACTTGTTTTTCACAGTGGGATTAGGACTGTTCAACTGCACAACCCCCAACACGCAAAGATGTCAAGGCCCCAACGGAACACGCTTCGCTGCCAGCATCAACAACGTCTCTTTCGTCTTCCCCAGAAGCAACTCCATCATGCAAGCCTATTACCAAGGCACTCCCGCAGGCGTTTTCACCACAGACTTCCCTCCTGTTCCTCCAACCACGTTTGACTACACAGGAAACGTGAGCAGAGGACTATGGCAGCCCACACGTGGAACAAAGGCCTACAAGCTAAAGTACAAGTCCAAAGTGCAAGTCATATTGCAAGACACAAGCATCGTGACCATTGAGAATCACCCGATGCATCTCCACGGGTACGAGTTCTATGTAGTTGGGACAGGTATTGGTAACTTCAACCCAAGCAAAGACACATCCAGCTTCAACCTCATTGATCCACCGCGGAGAAACACTATTGGAACACCTCCTGGTGGATGGATAGCTATCAGATTCGTGGCAGATAACCCTGGAGTGTGGCTTATGCACTGCCACATAGATTCGCATATATTCTGGGGTCTGGCTATGGTCTTTTTGGTTGAGAACGGTGAAGGGCATTTGCAATCTGTACAGTCTCCACCATTGGACTTACCTCAGTGTTAA
- the LOC108818455 gene encoding serine/threonine-protein kinase STY8 isoform X2 has product MTSVLECWSNRGAGERTDEDLVDQVLMCSDDRSESLTAAAPRFDQTSSAMQKRLQRLGRNVSEAIASLKNSLSLDSSRENQNASNGGGRRLVWATVVRNLAKMYPGSQLPEKLVSNLRKHYDSLPLSYSQAGFDMKEVFGHMKLIEQACGGDDSPVFVIQEVCDEEAQGLVFKLTFACTCSLSWSTVSASLDSDSICCKNVQIFEKKGLTLGVVLLLIECGEEKLFKNKVESALKSAVRKPKLNSVKLPFGLCGCQEQKAGVGEFGDVVDEESIDQCYGQEFDGSNTRIQLEMPPLNSKFSVLVDEWQTIQSGGDDIERWLLSSDSVEFGDKLGPNSFKGVYRGKRVAVEKLKGCDKGNSYEFEIRKDFLELMTCGHKSILQFHGVCIDENHGLCVVTKLMQGGSLRELMLKKKKLQTKEIFRIAVDIAEGMKFMNDHGVAFRDLNTQRILLDKQGNACLGDMGIVTACKSASEAMEYETDGYRWLAPEIIAGDPEKTSETWMSNAYSFGILLWEMVTGEEAYGSCSPVQAAVGIAACGLRPEIPKECPQVLRYLMNKCWSTCPSTRPRFSHIHCVLLRAISRK; this is encoded by the exons ATGACCTCCGTGCTCGAATGCTGGTCAAACCGCGGCGCCGGCGAACGCACCGACGAAGATCTAGTCGACCAAGTCCTCATGTGCTCAGACGACAGGTCCGAATCCCTCACCGCCGCTGCTCCACGTTTCGATCAGACCTCATCCGCAATGCAGAAACGGCTCCAGCGTCTCGGCCGCAACGTCTCCGAAGCGATCGCGTCGCTGAAGAACTCTCTCAGCCTCGATTCTTCGCGGGAAAACCAGAACGCATCAAACGGAGGAGGGAGGAGGCTGGTGTGGGCCACGGTTGTGAGAAACCTCGCTAAAATGTATCCAGGTAGCCAGTTGCCGGAGAAGCTCGTCTCTAACCTCAGGAAGCATTACGATTCCTTGCCTCTCAG ttaCAGTCAGGCTGGTTTTGATATGAAAGAGGTGTTTGGGCATATGAAACTGATAGAGCAAGCTTGTGGAGGAGATGACAGTCCTGTGTTTGTGATTCAAGAAGTGTGCGATGAGGAAGCTCAGGGTTTAGTGTTCAAGCTCACATTCGCTTGCACTTGCTCGCTTTCTTGGTCAACTGTTTCAGCGTCTCTTGATAGTGATTCGATTTGTTGTAAGAATGTTCAGATCTTTGAGAAGAAGGGTTTGACTTTAGGAGTTGTTCTTCTTTTAATCGAGTGTGGAGAAGAGAAGTTGTTTAAGAACAAGGTGGAGAGTGCACTTAAATCTGCGGTGAGGAAGCCTAAGTTAAACTCTGTGAAGCTCCCTTTTGGACTCTGCGGCTGTCAAGAACAGAAAGCGGGTGTAGGAGAGTTCGGGGATGTTGTTGATGAAGAGTCCATTGATCAATGCTATGGACAAGAGTTCGACGGTTCGAATACTAGAATCCAGCTTGAAATGCCGCCACTAAACTCTAAGTTTTCTGTGTTGGTAGATGAATGGCAGACCATCCAATCTGGCGGAGATGATATAGAGAGATGGCTACTGAGTTCGGATAGTGTCGAGTTTGGTGATAAGTTAGGACCAAACTCGTTCAAAGGAGTTTACAGAGGGAAGAGGGTGGCCGTTGAGAAACTAAAAGGATGCGATAAGGGGAATTCATATGAGTTTGAGATCCGAAAAGATTTCTTGGAGCTGATGACTTGTGGACACAAGAGCATTCTGCAGTTTCATGGTGTCTGCATTGATGAAAATCATGGGTTATGCGTGGTAACAAAGCTGATGCAAGGTGGATCACTCCGTGAACTGATGCTGAAGAAGAAAAAGCTTCAGACCAAGGAGATATTTCGAATTGCTGTTGACATAGCAGAAGGGATGAAGTTTATGAACGATCATGGAGTTGCTTTTAGAGACCTTAACACACAGAGGATACTATTAGATAAGCAGGGAAACGCTTGTTTGGGTGATATGGGAATAGTCACCGCGTGCAAGAGTGCCAGCGAGGCCATGGAGTACGAAACAGATGGCTATCGATGGCTTGCACCCGAG ATCATTGCGGGAGACCCGgagaagacgagtgagacttgGATGAGCAATGCGTATAGTTTTGGGATATTGCTTTGGGAGATGGTGACAGGAGAGGAGGCTTATGGATCTTGCTCGCCAGTACAAGCAGCTGTTGGGATTGCAGCTTGTGGGTTAAGACCGGAGATCCCAAAGGAATGCCCTCAAGTCCTCAGATATCTTATGAACAAATGCTGGAGCACTTGTCCCTCCACACGCCCTAGATTTTCTCATATCCACTGCGTCTTGCTCCGTGCCATCTCACG AAAATAA
- the LOC108818455 gene encoding protein MALE DISCOVERER 2 isoform X3 produces the protein MRSDQRWSLLSIIFLLFFLPHNLTFGLCFSTEALALMKFKGRIERDPFGALMNWGELPHCSWSGVVCSHDGRVVILNLQDLSLQGTLAPELGNLTHLKSLILRNNSFSGKVPKEVSELQELEVLDLCDNNFGQPFPFSSNGRKLLQIAPPGQDPLLRKSPPPPPLPPPESSVVFPFPDFPFPLPPPPLNRDISPPAGSPTDPPAAVFPPLAQPPPFTPPPAQPPPVSPLAPPPVQRPAIIKKNKSHLFFIIVGVLAGVLVLMGAVVAFFLLRKQKVIMIKSLTTRSIGHLQDVEITGVPKLKLSELESACEDFSNIIGTTYSNATIYKGTLSTGSEIAVLSVASGSLQDWSADLETQFRQKIQRLSQVDHKNFLNVIGYCHEDEPFNRMLVFEYAPYGSLFEHLHEQDAEHLDWSKRLRIAMGIAYCAQHMHNLNPKPISQANLNSSSVYLTTDYAAKVADFTFLSTTPLDPKTNYVLSFGVILHEIITGKIPDPDSPIKETKPARELVDPTLESFDENVLQKMWEVVIECLNQRLEMKEVVAKLREITGITEEAALPRLSPAWWAELEIISTEGT, from the exons ATGCGTTCCGATCAACGATGGAGTTTGCTCTccatcatcttcctcctcttctttcttCCTCACAATCTCACGTTTGGACTCTGTTTCAGCACCGAAG CATTGGCTCTGATGAAATTCAAAGGGAGAATAGAGAGAGACCCATTTGGAGCTCTGATGAATTGGGGAGAGCTTCCTCATTGTTCTTGGTCTGGTGTTGTCTGTTCACATGATGGAAGAGTCGTCATCTT AAATCTACAAGATCTCTCTCTTCAAGGAACACTTGCGCCTGAACTCGGAAACCTAACTCACTTGAAATCTCT TATTCTGAGAAACAATTCATTTTCCGGGAAAGTACCTAAAGAGGTATCAGAATTGCAGGAGCTTGAGGTTTTGGATTTGTGTGACAACAACTTTGGCCAGCCATTTCCATTCAGCTCCAACGGTCGTAAGCTGCTTCAGATAGCCCCTCCTGGCCAGGATCCACTCTTGCGTaaatctcctcctcctcccccgTTACCTCCTCCTGAATCCTCAGTCGTTTTTCCTTTCCCTGATTTTccttttcctcttcctcctcctccgttgAATAGAGATATAAGCCCTCCTGCTGGCTCCCCAACCGACCCGCCTGCAGCAGTTTTCCCTCCTCTAGCTCAACCTCCACCATTTACCCCTCCACCCGCTCAACCTCCACCAGTTTCCCCTCTAGCTCCCCCACCAGTTCAACGTCCTGCTATTatcaagaaaaataaatctCACTTGTTTTTTATAATAGTCGGAGTGCTAGCAGGTGTATTAGTCCTCATGGGCGCAGTGGTGGCCTTCTTTCTTCTCCGGAAGCAAAAGGTAATAATGATAAAGTCATTGACAACAAGGAGCATTGGCCACCTTCAAGATGTTGAGATTACAG GTGTTCCTAAGCTAAAGCTATCAGAACTAGAATCTGCCTGCGAAGATTTCAGTAACATCATAGGTACCACATACTCAAACGCCACCATTTACAAAGGAACTCTCTCCACCGGCTCTGAAATTGCCGTTCTATCTGTCGCATCTGGATCCCTTCAGGACTGGTCAGCGGATCTCGAAACGCAGTTCCGACAGAAG ATACAGAGGTTATCCCAAGTGGACCACAAGAACTTTCTGAATGTAATCGGATATTGCCATGAAGACGAGCCTTTCAACAGGATGCTGGTTTTCGAGTATGCACCTTACGGATCCCTCTTCGAGCATTTGCACG AGCAAGACGCAGAGCACTTGGACTGGTCAAAGAGACTGAGAATCGCAATGGGAATAGCTTACTGTGCACAACACATGCacaatctaaaccctaaacccatctCCCAAGCAAACCTCAACTCCTCTTCAGTCTACTTGACAACAGATTACGCAGCCAAAGTCGCTGACTTTACGTTCCTCAGCACCACACCACTTGACCCCAAGACCAACTATGTCCTCAGCTTTGGCGTCATTCTGCACGAGATCATCACCGGAAAGATCCCGGACCCGGATTCTCCCATCAAGGAAACCAAACCGGCGAGAGAACTTGTGGATCCGACACTGGAAAGCTTTGACGAGAATGTCCTGCAGAAAATGTGGGAAGTGGTTATCGAGTGTTTGAATCAGAGGCTGGAAATGAAGGAAGTGGTGGCTAAGCTGAGAGAGATCACTGGAATCACGGAGGAAGCAGCGTTGCCAAGGCTATCTCCGGCGTGGTGGGCGGAGCTGGAGATTATATCCACTGAAGGAACCTAA
- the LOC108818455 gene encoding protein MALE DISCOVERER 2 isoform X1: MRSDQRWSLLSIIFLLFFLPHNLTFGLCFSTEGTFVFIFLWVYLNVEMGILAWCFAALALMKFKGRIERDPFGALMNWGELPHCSWSGVVCSHDGRVVILNLQDLSLQGTLAPELGNLTHLKSLILRNNSFSGKVPKEVSELQELEVLDLCDNNFGQPFPFSSNGRKLLQIAPPGQDPLLRKSPPPPPLPPPESSVVFPFPDFPFPLPPPPLNRDISPPAGSPTDPPAAVFPPLAQPPPFTPPPAQPPPVSPLAPPPVQRPAIIKKNKSHLFFIIVGVLAGVLVLMGAVVAFFLLRKQKVIMIKSLTTRSIGHLQDVEITGVPKLKLSELESACEDFSNIIGTTYSNATIYKGTLSTGSEIAVLSVASGSLQDWSADLETQFRQKIQRLSQVDHKNFLNVIGYCHEDEPFNRMLVFEYAPYGSLFEHLHEQDAEHLDWSKRLRIAMGIAYCAQHMHNLNPKPISQANLNSSSVYLTTDYAAKVADFTFLSTTPLDPKTNYVLSFGVILHEIITGKIPDPDSPIKETKPARELVDPTLESFDENVLQKMWEVVIECLNQRLEMKEVVAKLREITGITEEAALPRLSPAWWAELEIISTEGT; encoded by the exons ATGCGTTCCGATCAACGATGGAGTTTGCTCTccatcatcttcctcctcttctttcttCCTCACAATCTCACGTTTGGACTCTGTTTCAGCACCGAAGGTACTTTTGTTTTCATCTTTCTCTGGGTATATTTAAATGTTGAGATGGGGATATTGGCATGGTGTTTTGCAGCATTGGCTCTGATGAAATTCAAAGGGAGAATAGAGAGAGACCCATTTGGAGCTCTGATGAATTGGGGAGAGCTTCCTCATTGTTCTTGGTCTGGTGTTGTCTGTTCACATGATGGAAGAGTCGTCATCTT AAATCTACAAGATCTCTCTCTTCAAGGAACACTTGCGCCTGAACTCGGAAACCTAACTCACTTGAAATCTCT TATTCTGAGAAACAATTCATTTTCCGGGAAAGTACCTAAAGAGGTATCAGAATTGCAGGAGCTTGAGGTTTTGGATTTGTGTGACAACAACTTTGGCCAGCCATTTCCATTCAGCTCCAACGGTCGTAAGCTGCTTCAGATAGCCCCTCCTGGCCAGGATCCACTCTTGCGTaaatctcctcctcctcccccgTTACCTCCTCCTGAATCCTCAGTCGTTTTTCCTTTCCCTGATTTTccttttcctcttcctcctcctccgttgAATAGAGATATAAGCCCTCCTGCTGGCTCCCCAACCGACCCGCCTGCAGCAGTTTTCCCTCCTCTAGCTCAACCTCCACCATTTACCCCTCCACCCGCTCAACCTCCACCAGTTTCCCCTCTAGCTCCCCCACCAGTTCAACGTCCTGCTATTatcaagaaaaataaatctCACTTGTTTTTTATAATAGTCGGAGTGCTAGCAGGTGTATTAGTCCTCATGGGCGCAGTGGTGGCCTTCTTTCTTCTCCGGAAGCAAAAGGTAATAATGATAAAGTCATTGACAACAAGGAGCATTGGCCACCTTCAAGATGTTGAGATTACAG GTGTTCCTAAGCTAAAGCTATCAGAACTAGAATCTGCCTGCGAAGATTTCAGTAACATCATAGGTACCACATACTCAAACGCCACCATTTACAAAGGAACTCTCTCCACCGGCTCTGAAATTGCCGTTCTATCTGTCGCATCTGGATCCCTTCAGGACTGGTCAGCGGATCTCGAAACGCAGTTCCGACAGAAG ATACAGAGGTTATCCCAAGTGGACCACAAGAACTTTCTGAATGTAATCGGATATTGCCATGAAGACGAGCCTTTCAACAGGATGCTGGTTTTCGAGTATGCACCTTACGGATCCCTCTTCGAGCATTTGCACG AGCAAGACGCAGAGCACTTGGACTGGTCAAAGAGACTGAGAATCGCAATGGGAATAGCTTACTGTGCACAACACATGCacaatctaaaccctaaacccatctCCCAAGCAAACCTCAACTCCTCTTCAGTCTACTTGACAACAGATTACGCAGCCAAAGTCGCTGACTTTACGTTCCTCAGCACCACACCACTTGACCCCAAGACCAACTATGTCCTCAGCTTTGGCGTCATTCTGCACGAGATCATCACCGGAAAGATCCCGGACCCGGATTCTCCCATCAAGGAAACCAAACCGGCGAGAGAACTTGTGGATCCGACACTGGAAAGCTTTGACGAGAATGTCCTGCAGAAAATGTGGGAAGTGGTTATCGAGTGTTTGAATCAGAGGCTGGAAATGAAGGAAGTGGTGGCTAAGCTGAGAGAGATCACTGGAATCACGGAGGAAGCAGCGTTGCCAAGGCTATCTCCGGCGTGGTGGGCGGAGCTGGAGATTATATCCACTGAAGGAACCTAA
- the LOC108815220 gene encoding basic leucine zipper 19, giving the protein MSDPSFPVPTSFQVSNGGSQEEEKKVGYVNYEVEPGFTIRLRQNIDPAMDPKKLRRIVSNRVAAQKSRWKKLQYIDNLVTKSRDLQWQVNMLRSQVEMASEQKQCLEREQMELKECMSGWLHYFISSQGEIEANTAEIERLKKKMARMI; this is encoded by the exons ATGTCCGACCCGAGCTTTCCCGTGCCGACGTCGTTTCAAGTGTCTAATGGTGGTAGccaagaggaagagaagaaagtaGGTTACGTCAACTATGAAGTAGAGCCTGGCTTCACCATTCGTCTGCGTCAGAATATTGACCCTGCCATGGACCCGAAGAAGCTCAGACG CATTGTTTCGAACCGTGTTGCGGCTCAGAAGTCAAGGTGGAAGAAGCTTCAATATATTGATAATCTAGTGACGAAATCGAGGGACCTCCAG TGGCAGGTGAATATGTTGCGTTCCCAAGTAGAGATGGCGAGTGAGCAGAAGCAATGTCTAGAACGTGAGCAAATGGAGCTTAAGGAGTGTATGTCTGGCTGGCTTCACTATTTTATTTCCAgtcaag GAGAGATTGAGGCCAACACAGCGGAGATAGAGAGGCTGAAGAAGAAAATGGCTCGTATGATTTGA